The Euphorbia lathyris chromosome 4, ddEupLath1.1, whole genome shotgun sequence genomic interval GCTACGAAatggcaaattattagaagcactcggttctccatgtcaaatagaGGAtattccatacatattttgacacgtgtaacctGGACCTACACATATTATAAGACGatccactattttaattattacgtggggtcataatacacgtgtccaaatgtgaattgggggtcctccgagtgacatgAAAGACcgggtgcttaatataagaactcctaCGAAAGAGAGAAAATTTTCAAGCAGCAGCcagtgatacagattgaaagcgataaatgaaggttttaatcgtaaaccaacaaagatgttcttctctagctaaactagaaggagtgaatcccaataacaaggtataaaccttagctTCTCAAATAGaatgattttttattgattaaaagttgttcatccttacaaaatgagggtttaaatacatccccctaatgataataaaagacaaggattacccctactagggtttcaataaggctatccataaaagggcaaaataggtgatacgccccgacaatcagtacaatggtacaggtacggattgtcagggttgttggtgaattacttcgggaggaagtaaatcGAGGTCCGCCCAGGGGTAGATGTAGATTCGCCTCtttgtgtactcctagatccgccctgctcgtatgtcctggggatccgccctcctaggtacaacctccgtgggtctgatgtccgaggatccgccagagcgcgTGTGATCagcgatcccagttaggatgtccgcatcattctctccttctttaaaagaattcGGCACTGATTTGTCTGtgttgaactccaaaggaccatccgacttccacgggctaaggtcacaGATGTTGAACGCcggtgagattttaccaagccaattcggtaaggctatatgataggcattggcattgaccttcttggtgaccttatatggcccgtatttcctaggtCGAAGCTTGCTGTTTGTGGcattggcgagtctctctttgcccaaatataccataacctcatccccaatttcaaactgtaggtccctgcggtgctcatccgccttagcctttaatttctgatttctctcctcaagagtttctCTCACCTCCTGGTGCATCTGCACGTAATCCTTGGCCAGCTGAttggcagtcacgtttcctttaggaagatgggctatatcaaggatgtgattcggggtctttgtgtatactacctcaaatggggatctcccggttcccgaatgtacagagccgttgtaggcaaactcagcttgggctaagaCCACATCCCACATCTTGGGCTTATCCTTGCATTTGCTGCGCAAtaagtttcccaaagttctattgaccacctctgtctgtccgtctgtttgagggtgggcggtggtactaaacttcagagacgtatcaaacagagcccacaatgtccgccagaagtgactgatgaacttcgtatcacgatccgagacgatgctcttaggtacgccatgtagcctAACGATCTCTTTGAAGAAAAGCTTAGCAGTCGCTGAGACATCATTAGTCTTacgacatggtatgaagtgagccatctttgaaaaccgatcaaccacgataaatatggaatccatgcccctctgagttctgggtaaccccAGGACGAAGTCCatgacagatcctcccatatggtctttGGCACAGGCAAAGGTAACTGCAATCCAGTatttgtagtgcgtcccttggcggtctggcaaatatagcatcgttctactaagtaggcaacatctctcctcatcttaggccagaaataatgggaactcactgcttcatatgttttgtctcgcccaaaatgtcctccaagggatccgccatgtagatcacgaataaccttctcgcggatggaagtgcagggtaagcaaagctggttgcccctcatgagatactcatccatcagatgatacgccccatccccatgcTGGTGTTTACACTTCTCCCAGATACTGCCAAAGTCAGGATCTGACatgttcaaaacaatcggtctccaggttgactgtttttattagtgatacccttcgactcaaggcgtccgccaccttgttccgttttccagccttatggataagcttataggggaacttatctatgaaggcggaccaccgggcatgcatggagctccgaagttgcttctgacttcccaggtacttgagagcttggtgatcagtgtagaggatgaattctttcccccaccaagtaatgttcccacactttcaacgccctcactacagcataaaactcttgatcatacgtggcccacttttgtcgtgcctcacagagcttctcactgaaatatgcaatgggcctcttttcttgcatcaagactccaccaatcccaactccactagcatcacactcaacttcgaacagtttatcaaaattgggatacgccaaCACGGGCGCTGTACTCAACTTCTCCTTGATCAgggcgaagctctcttcttgggcatccgcccactcgaaaccccttcccttcttcaaacattccgtcaatGGGGcgactatggaactgaagtttttAATGAATCGTCGATAAaaggttgctagcccatgaaaactcctgatgtcccccacgttcctcggagtaggccattctcggatagCTCTTACCTtttccccatcaacttggactcCATCGCCACTGaccacgaacccaaggaaaaccaggctctccatgacaaaatcacacttcttagtgttagcgtatagctggtgtttccttaacaggtcaaataCTGTCCGcaagtgctccacatgttccACCAGGGTCTCGCTATGAATCAGgatatcatcaaaatacacaactacaaactttccaatcaccgggcgaagcacctgattcatcagcctcataaatGTACTGGGGGCAttagtcatcccgaatggcattactaaccactcatacaatccatctctggtcttgaaagccgtcttccactcatccccagatcgaattcgtatctgatgataaccactcctgagatcaatcttggagaaaactcgggatccgccaagttggtctagCATATCATCCAACCTCGGAATAGGGAATTTATACTTgatagtgatcttgttaatagccctgctgtccacacacatccgccaagatccatccttcttgggcgtaagtagggctgggacggcgcatggactcatactttctctaatgtatcccatctcaatgagctcttccaccttctgcctcatgatgtcatttttctttggactcattcgataatgggggaggcttggtaaactagccccgggcacaagatcgatatgatgttgaatgtccctcaaaggtggtaacccacttggcagctcttcagggaacagatcttgatattcgccaagtatgcgggtcacttcattcggcatctccctttcgcccctttgggcggattcgtgattcgccttcaccattaccacatacaccatctggctctcttcacattcgctgacaaatgATTTGTGTGTGGGACAGACTACCTATGcagacttctcgtcggcctttggctctctcatcattggcgtaagtacgaacttcaccccattcttcacaaatctgtaagtgttctctcttcctgcgTGGATGGCgtcgttatcaaactgccagggtcggcccaacaatagatggcaggcatccatatcgaccacatcacaacagacttcatcactaTAATCACTAATCACAATAGGTACCATGCATCTCTGGTTCACTCTAAGTTCacccacgttcttgatccaccccaccatataggggtcgggatgcgcctccaccaacaacccgaatttccgaacggcgctgctgctcacaatgttctcttggctcccactatctattatcacattgcatcgcccacctttcacaagacaacgggtcctgaatagtcggtgcctctgatctccctctatccggctggagactaacaaacatcgtaccacatgaatggcgtatctctcttcatccgcctcatcatcatcttctcccaagggttcacaaaacACTTCATCcgcttcgtcatagtcatcttcatacctctccaccatgttggcgctcttcctcctaggacactcgttggatctatggcctggctcattgcaccaaaaacatttaaaaggcgctggtctcgcatacggattgttgctcttaggtggtataggtgcttccttgtacggcctagtatctccgacagatccccttcccacactgttgaccttggccccactggcactcgccacctgcttgcctttgtcataagacttcacgttatctcttcccccagacgtatactcagtagtggcggatctcatggatctcccggttagttgagactcagccttgagggctaaattcctggcatcttgtacccgaaccaccatttgtgtgccaatacgatcctgaatgttgtatctcaacccttccagatacctagaggtcttttggctttcagtttctgacaagttggcccttgccgaaagcctcaagaactcggaggtatactcatggacacttcgggtcccttgagaacagtccctgtaggagctgtaaatatactgctcgTAATCCGACAGTAAGAACCGTTCCCTCAACATCACCTTCATCCGTAGCTAAGAtcgaatcggatctctgccccctcttcttctttcttccctcatctgatcccaccaaactgatgcgccacccttcaagcgatacgccaccagccttactttcctctcatcaggaatcccagcatactcaaagaaacgttccacttctgataaccagtctaagaatccctctatatccagttcacctccaaaagacggtaagtctatttttagcttaaaggcatcatctctatcaaagtttcctagatcTTGGTTTGCCCTAGTAACGCCCACACGTCTGTTGTCAACCGgaccaacatccctcatagtcCGAAAGGCACCATCATCCCCAATATcttcaaagtcatcactatcactatcagcattATGAACAAGAACAAAGtcgggtcttcttacctcaggatccttAGGACCCATTCGTGGAAGTGGGACATTTGTCAATGGCAATCTGGGTGGTGTGGGTTGCCTTTGGGGTCGTTGTTCAAGGGCTCCTTCCTTCCTCTGGTCTGACTCTCCGGCGGCTGGTCTGACCAAGGCACGGACTTCCAGTCTGAGGTTTTCCAGGGAAGTGGTTAACTCCTGGAACCGTTGATCGGTTTGCTTCTGCCGCTCGATGCTGGCCTGGATttgttccgcgaggtgctctctcagctcctcatatctcCGGTCGCTGgcttccatggaatcttgcggttgtcggggttgaaccattgccaaaagaagtttcgggtcaggaaacgatcggctctgataccaactgatacaaattgaaagcgataaatgaaggttttaatcgtaaaccaacaaagatgttcttctctagctaaactagaaggagtgaatcccaataacaaggtataaaccttagcttctcaaagagaatgatttttgattgattaaaagttgttcatccttacaaaatgggggtttaaatacatctccctaatgataataaaagacaaggattaaCCCTACTAGGGTTTTAATAAGGTTATCCATAAAAGGGCAAAATAGGTGATatgccccgacaatcagtacaatggtacaggtacggattgtcagggttgttggtgaattacttcgggaggaagtaaaccgaGGTCCGCCCAGGGGTAGATGTAGATTCGCCTCtttgtgtactcctagatccgccctgctcgtatgtcctggggatccaccctcctaggtacaacctccgtgggtctgatgtccgaggatccgccagagcgcgTGTGATCagcgatcccagttaggatgtccgcatcagcCAGCCACCCTTTTCATGCTTTATTATCAACTATGATGTAGTATGTCTAAATCCAAAAGCAAGAATCCTATAACAAACCATCTAAACCACTCTCAAACATTGAAACCTTCAGAACGAAGGCACTGCCGATGAGCCTCGATCCATTTCGAGCAAGCATCCTCACCGTGCTCCACGATGCATTCATCTCTCAACCTCTTAGTATCAGGGCAAGCACAACATATCTTCTTTTTAGGCTTTGGTTCAGGTATGGATGTGGTAACTGAACCTTTGTTTTGCTCTGACCCGGGCAAAGCTAAGGGAGATGGAGAAGCATTTTGCAGAGGCAGCCCACCCATTGTCACAAAGTCTAAGATTACCAACACACAAATTCATTCAAGTGAAcaataaaggaaaaagaaaaaacaaattaaagcatAACCTTGAAAACACAGCAAGACATGTAAATAGACAGACATAGAAACACATAATCACAGACCAAATGTCAAATTTCAATctaattttttgtttattaacCCGAGTTAACACTATTTATGCTTCATATTTCTAAAACTCCAACAAATGCGTTTTGATATATCTCAAGAGGTTAGCTAATGCATCTGATAATTAGAGCTTGAATGTTATCTCAAATTATGAAAATTCCCCAAAAATTGAAGGAGGTATGTCTGTATATTTATTAATAACATATCATTCTCTTTTAACAGTGCATATATTTCACTTGATAACAGAGGCGGACTGACACTATGGGTGGGGTGGGGTGGGGGAACGGTTGGCCTCCAGCCAGTCCAAAAATACATTTTAGTATGGTGGGTGAAGGATTTTGGTCCCCCATAACTTTAACCTCGGTCCGCCCCTGCCATAACCATCAATAGTGAGAAGGGCACAATTGCTCAAAACAGCGGAAATTAAGAGCTCAATTGGATGGAGTCATGGAACAGAAGGTTAGTACCTAACTGAATATGCATATAAAGGTTATTGGCCTGCAGGAACAATTATTTATTCCTGAGAATAAATCCTTTTGTTAGTACCAGTTTTGGGTATTTCATGTTAACATCTAAATGCCCAATTTTTATGGGTGAAATCAACACAGAGACATGTTTTTTATgcatttaccataaaaggaaCTGCCACAGTAGAAATTCGATTAACCCTAGAGTTCTTCTATTACTCTCTATTGTGcttaataaaatcaaatgaGTCAACCTTGATTCAAATCTCATTACTCTTTCAATTGAAGAACGTAAATTTTCGATTTTAGGGTTTGGTTTCTATACGAGTTGAAGTCCATAGGGGAATTCAAACAAAAGCATTGGATGCAATGCAAATGAAAAATTCTTACAAACTATGCACGCCCAAACCAATTCCAACTTACAGCTGAAAGGAAGTGAAATTGAACAAAAGATTAACTTAGGAAACGAGGAAAATAACAAGTACCTGGTGGCAGTGGCGATGTTTGAATCAGTTGTGCTGGTTGTGATCGGTGATGACAGAGCTGCAATTAAGCTTTAGTGAAATTTAGCGTTCttctttttcaacttttttttttcatcaaaCAAACAATCCCTAAAAAGGATATCAGATAAAGACTAATTTCCCAAAGAACCCCGTCTGCTTGGACGAAGGTTTCACCCATAGGCGGAGATTATTTAGAAAACCTCCGGATTCCACCAATTTGATGGGACTGAAATTGAGGTTATTTCAAGGTTTTTTTGAACCTCCATTTAACCCTCATTTAACctttatttaaacttaaactcATTCCCAAGCAAGG includes:
- the LOC136227617 gene encoding cytochrome c oxidase copper chaperone 1-like; this translates as MGGLPLQNASPSPLALPGSEQNKGSVTTSIPEPKPKKKICCACPDTKRLRDECIVEHGEDACSKWIEAHRQCLRSEGFNV